A single window of Deltaproteobacteria bacterium DNA harbors:
- a CDS encoding ABC transporter ATP-binding protein: MIQLKNIELFYGKSQALHGVSLSVGPGEIVALIGANGAGKTTVLKAISGLIPWTSGEILFQGKSLKGLTPETIAQKGISHVPERGGIFGKMTVLENLELGTVAQKNRQDLKERFEKVFRLFPILEQRKGQLGGQLSGGERQMLAIGRAMMSNPALYLLDEPTLGLSPRMVGEIAAIVQEISQQGGTILLVEQNALMALELAGRGYVLEIGRIFHEGPSRELMEDEQVKKAYLGI; the protein is encoded by the coding sequence ATGATACAACTGAAAAACATTGAACTTTTTTATGGTAAGTCGCAGGCCTTGCACGGGGTATCCCTTTCGGTTGGTCCCGGTGAAATCGTGGCCCTGATCGGGGCCAACGGGGCCGGGAAAACGACGGTGCTGAAGGCCATATCGGGGTTGATTCCCTGGACCTCGGGGGAGATCCTCTTTCAGGGCAAATCGCTGAAAGGTTTGACGCCGGAGACGATAGCCCAAAAGGGGATTTCCCATGTCCCGGAAAGGGGGGGCATCTTCGGTAAGATGACTGTTCTGGAAAACCTGGAATTAGGGACTGTAGCACAGAAGAACCGGCAAGACCTGAAAGAAAGATTTGAAAAGGTCTTCCGGCTTTTTCCGATATTGGAGCAGAGAAAAGGCCAATTAGGCGGGCAACTGAGCGGAGGGGAGAGGCAGATGCTGGCCATCGGGCGGGCCATGATGAGCAATCCGGCCTTGTACCTTCTGGACGAGCCGACCCTGGGCTTAAGTCCCCGCATGGTCGGAGAGATCGCCGCTATCGTCCAGGAGATCAGCCAGCAGGGGGGGACTATTCTTCTGGTGGAGCAAAATGCCCTGATGGCCCTGGAACTGGCCGGGCGGGGCTATGTCCTGGAAATCGGCCGCATCTTTCATGAAGGACCCAGCCGGGAATTGATGGAGGATGAGCAGGTCAAAAAGGCCTATCTGGGGATTTGA
- a CDS encoding branched-chain amino acid ABC transporter permease, producing MRKLIYLLLGLLVILLPFLIRSNYWMYMFTLVGIYIILVASLDLIYGYSGLVSLGHGAFFGLGAYACGILQVKLGLSFLPALILGTLFTCFSSAIMGWPMLRIKGPYFALGTLALGLMVTIVIHNWDSLTGGVSLSGIPLPPEIHLMGWTVDFSSKRTYYYLVLLFVFLTIFLIRRLTRSRPGRAFQSIRENEDLAEALGVHILRYKLIVYVIASTMAAFAGGLYACYMGSIEPEIAGGHMSFNLLVMIVVGGARTVTGEIVGPLLLWFLPEFLEAAQVYRPLFYGLILLIVILLMPMGIAGKLRSLHPRIAQWIP from the coding sequence ATGCGCAAATTGATTTATCTGTTATTGGGACTTCTGGTAATTCTGTTACCGTTTCTGATCCGGTCGAATTACTGGATGTACATGTTCACCCTGGTGGGCATTTACATCATCCTGGTGGCCAGCCTGGATTTGATCTATGGTTACAGCGGACTGGTCTCTCTGGGCCACGGGGCCTTTTTCGGCCTGGGGGCCTATGCCTGCGGTATTCTGCAGGTCAAATTGGGGCTATCCTTTTTACCGGCCCTGATTTTGGGAACCCTGTTTACCTGTTTTTCTTCGGCGATCATGGGCTGGCCCATGTTGCGGATCAAGGGGCCTTATTTTGCCCTGGGCACGCTGGCCCTGGGACTCATGGTGACTATTGTCATTCATAACTGGGACAGTCTGACCGGGGGGGTGAGCCTGTCGGGGATTCCGCTCCCACCGGAGATCCATCTTATGGGCTGGACCGTGGATTTTTCCTCGAAGCGGACCTATTATTATCTGGTCCTGCTTTTTGTGTTCCTGACCATTTTTCTGATCCGTCGCCTGACCCGTTCCCGTCCGGGCCGGGCCTTTCAATCCATCCGGGAAAACGAGGACCTGGCCGAAGCGCTGGGGGTGCACATCCTGCGTTACAAGCTCATTGTTTACGTCATCGCCAGCACCATGGCGGCTTTTGCCGGAGGGCTCTATGCCTGTTACATGGGTTCCATCGAGCCGGAGATCGCCGGGGGGCACATGTCGTTCAATCTGCTGGTCATGATCGTCGTGGGCGGGGCGCGGACTGTGACCGGAGAGATCGTCGGACCGTTGCTGCTCTGGTTTCTGCCTGAATTTCTGGAAGCGGCCCAGGTTTACCGGCCGTTGTTTTATGGATTGATTTTGCTGATCGTCATTCTTTTAATGCCCATGGGGATTGCCGGAAAGCTGCGATCCCTGCATCCGAGGATAGCCCAATGGATACCGTGA
- a CDS encoding long-chain-fatty-acid--CoA ligase has translation MELTEKQRFEIEMSRQLLLGEMLARNARKFPDLEGVIFKDKRIHYRALDERVNRLANALLSLGIGKGDSIGLLMENRQEMLEIFFAVAKIGAVNVPINIRLAPQEIAYILSNAEVRLLFLGEHFVRTIETIKGTLPLIAEYIITDSKGEGGYKFYEEVLSKGSVIQPEARLQDDEDVFLIYTAGTTGKPKGAILTHKNLITNAMTISIETALALPRKNDMPFIAPKVMSVTPFFHIAGVVSIIKTMQALTPMVVLDFDPVELLKAVERERITFLFLVPAMWLMVMNHPDFKKYDVSSLRTAAYGADVTTNALKERILESFPNASLYEAFGQTEMSATTVYMKHQDALRKEGSVGLPLFNVEVRIVNEAMEDVSVNEVGEIVYRGPGLMKGYYKNTEETRKAFEGGWFHSGDLVRRDEEGFVYVVDRKKDMIVSGGENIYSAEVESVLLTCPKIKEAAVVGIPDPKWGEAVKACVVLEPGREATADEIIQFCLNKMARFKRPKIVEFLPALPRSATGKILKRDLRAHPE, from the coding sequence ATGGAGCTTACCGAAAAACAGAGATTTGAAATAGAGATGTCCAGACAATTGCTGCTGGGGGAGATGCTGGCCCGTAATGCCCGAAAATTTCCTGACCTGGAAGGAGTGATTTTTAAAGATAAAAGGATACACTATCGGGCCTTGGATGAACGGGTCAACCGGCTGGCTAATGCCCTTCTGTCACTGGGGATCGGAAAAGGGGATTCCATCGGACTGCTTATGGAGAACAGGCAGGAAATGCTGGAGATATTTTTTGCAGTGGCTAAAATAGGGGCCGTCAACGTCCCCATAAATATCCGGCTGGCTCCACAGGAAATAGCCTATATCTTGAGTAATGCCGAGGTGAGGCTCCTCTTTTTGGGAGAGCATTTCGTCCGGACCATCGAAACCATTAAAGGCACTCTCCCCTTAATTGCAGAGTACATCATAACGGATTCGAAAGGGGAGGGAGGGTATAAATTTTATGAAGAGGTTTTGTCAAAAGGCTCGGTTATTCAACCGGAAGCCCGGCTCCAGGACGACGAGGACGTTTTTCTGATTTATACCGCCGGGACTACAGGAAAACCCAAAGGGGCCATATTGACCCACAAAAATTTGATTACCAACGCTATGACCATCAGTATAGAGACAGCCCTGGCGCTTCCTCGAAAAAACGATATGCCTTTTATAGCGCCGAAAGTAATGTCCGTTACCCCATTTTTTCATATCGCCGGTGTGGTCAGCATCATCAAGACCATGCAGGCCTTGACGCCCATGGTTGTTTTGGATTTTGATCCCGTGGAGTTATTAAAAGCCGTTGAAAGGGAAAGGATTACCTTCCTGTTTCTTGTTCCGGCCATGTGGCTTATGGTGATGAATCATCCGGACTTCAAAAAATATGATGTCAGTTCCCTGCGAACGGCCGCCTATGGAGCGGATGTGACGACGAATGCCCTTAAGGAACGGATTCTGGAATCATTCCCCAATGCCTCCTTGTATGAAGCCTTCGGACAGACCGAGATGTCGGCCACCACGGTTTACATGAAACACCAGGATGCCCTGCGCAAGGAGGGATCTGTGGGGCTGCCTCTATTCAATGTTGAGGTCCGGATAGTGAATGAGGCTATGGAAGATGTCTCGGTTAACGAAGTCGGCGAGATTGTTTATCGGGGACCCGGCCTGATGAAGGGCTATTACAAGAACACGGAAGAAACCCGGAAGGCCTTCGAGGGAGGCTGGTTCCACAGTGGCGATCTGGTGCGACGGGATGAGGAAGGTTTCGTCTATGTGGTGGATCGCAAGAAGGACATGATCGTCAGCGGGGGTGAGAATATTTATTCGGCGGAAGTCGAGTCCGTCCTCCTGACCTGCCCCAAGATCAAAGAAGCCGCCGTCGTCGGTATTCCGGACCCAAAATGGGGAGAGGCGGTCAAGGCCTGTGTGGTCCTTGAACCGGGCCGGGAAGCAACGGCCGATGAAATTATCCAATTTTGTCTTAACAAGATGGCCCGGTTTAAGCGGCCGAAGATCGTCGAATTCCTCCCAGCCCTGCCCCGCAGTGCCACAGGGAAGATACTCAAGCGAGATTTGCGTGCCCATCCAGAATAG
- a CDS encoding acetyl-CoA acetyltransferase: MASGIKDKVAILGMGCSRFGERWESGAEDLMVEAFTECLADAGIEKKEIQAAYLGTHFDEVNVGKASLPLSLALKLPFVPATRVENFCATATEALRAASYAVAAGAYDIVLALGVEKLKDTGYGGLPGGAGRGVNARMEAANMTAPGMFAQLATAYSAKWGISMEKIKDAITHVSVKSHANGAMNPKAHLRNVITEEQAKKAPMIAYPLGLFDCCGVSDGSAAAIVTTPEIARSLKRNQDIVFIKAIQVVCSSGEEEMFTKWDGSHFATTRRAATMAYNEAGIKDPRQEISMMEVHDCFSITEMVTMEDLHISPKGGAYEDIMSGFFDLKGQVPCQVDGGLKCFGHPIGASGLRMVYAMYEQLLDRVPEERKVKNARLGLTHNLGGFPWKNVAAISIVGRG; the protein is encoded by the coding sequence ATGGCAAGTGGAATCAAAGATAAGGTGGCCATTCTGGGCATGGGCTGTTCCCGCTTCGGGGAGCGTTGGGAAAGCGGTGCCGAGGATTTGATGGTTGAGGCCTTTACGGAATGTCTGGCCGATGCCGGTATAGAAAAGAAAGAGATCCAGGCGGCCTATTTGGGGACCCATTTTGACGAGGTCAACGTGGGCAAGGCGTCCTTGCCTTTGTCCCTGGCCTTGAAACTGCCCTTTGTCCCCGCCACCAGGGTTGAAAATTTTTGTGCCACGGCCACGGAGGCCTTGAGGGCCGCATCCTATGCCGTGGCCGCCGGAGCCTATGATATTGTCCTGGCCCTGGGGGTGGAGAAGCTGAAGGACACGGGCTACGGCGGTCTGCCCGGCGGGGCCGGCCGGGGCGTTAATGCCCGCATGGAAGCGGCCAACATGACCGCCCCGGGGATGTTTGCCCAATTGGCCACGGCCTACAGCGCCAAGTGGGGTATCTCCATGGAGAAAATCAAGGATGCCATTACCCATGTGTCGGTGAAGAGCCATGCCAATGGGGCCATGAATCCCAAGGCCCATTTAAGGAATGTGATCACCGAAGAACAGGCCAAGAAGGCCCCCATGATCGCCTATCCCCTGGGACTTTTTGATTGCTGCGGGGTGAGCGACGGATCGGCGGCCGCCATAGTGACCACTCCGGAGATCGCCAGAAGTTTGAAGAGGAATCAGGATATCGTCTTTATCAAGGCCATTCAGGTGGTCTGCAGTTCCGGAGAGGAGGAGATGTTCACGAAATGGGACGGGTCCCATTTCGCCACCACCCGGCGGGCGGCCACCATGGCTTATAACGAAGCAGGAATAAAAGACCCCAGGCAGGAAATCAGCATGATGGAGGTCCATGATTGTTTCTCCATCACGGAAATGGTCACCATGGAAGACCTGCACATCTCCCCCAAGGGAGGGGCCTATGAAGATATTATGAGCGGGTTTTTCGATCTGAAGGGCCAGGTGCCCTGCCAGGTGGATGGCGGCTTGAAATGTTTCGGCCATCCCATTGGGGCCTCGGGACTCCGGATGGTCTATGCCATGTATGAACAATTGCTGGACCGGGTTCCTGAAGAGCGGAAGGTTAAAAATGCCCGATTAGGCCTGACCCATAATTTGGGGGGCTTCCCCTGGAAAAACGTGGCGGCCATTTCGATTGTCGGAAGGGGGTGA
- a CDS encoding branched-chain amino acid ABC transporter permease, which yields MAEFLQYMVNGLIAGSAYGLLALAMTLIYGILAIPNFALGAIYAMGAFISFYVIQWMGPGYYLGSLLPVVILAGLIGVISERVVFRPLHNAPHAAGFIGALGLYSILEGGWNVWFGPDWRSIASPYNDIIIRLGPVSLTLQRLILFGVCLLFALGTYLLVFRTLTGKQIRAFSENKDVARLLGVNTNRMSYLTFIIGYGLTGIGGALVAPTALVGSSMGLTPIIKSFIVVALGGLGSVTGAIIGGLILGLGENFGAAYISSMYKDLFSFALFLGVLLWMPQGLYRR from the coding sequence ATGGCTGAATTTCTGCAGTATATGGTCAACGGTTTGATTGCCGGCAGCGCTTATGGTCTTCTGGCCCTGGCCATGACCCTGATCTATGGGATTCTCGCAATCCCCAATTTTGCCCTGGGGGCCATCTATGCGATGGGGGCCTTTATCTCCTTTTATGTCATCCAGTGGATGGGACCGGGGTACTATCTGGGGAGCCTCCTGCCGGTGGTGATACTGGCCGGATTGATCGGGGTGATCAGCGAAAGGGTTGTTTTCCGGCCCCTCCATAATGCCCCCCATGCCGCCGGGTTTATCGGGGCCTTGGGGCTTTACTCCATTCTGGAGGGGGGCTGGAATGTCTGGTTCGGCCCGGATTGGCGGAGTATCGCCTCTCCGTATAATGACATCATCATCCGGTTGGGTCCGGTCTCCCTGACCCTGCAGCGGTTGATCCTTTTCGGGGTCTGCCTGCTGTTCGCCCTGGGGACCTACCTGCTGGTTTTTCGGACCCTGACCGGCAAACAGATCCGGGCCTTTTCTGAAAACAAGGATGTAGCCCGGCTGCTGGGGGTCAATACCAACCGCATGTCCTATCTGACTTTTATTATCGGTTACGGCCTGACCGGGATAGGCGGGGCGCTGGTGGCGCCCACGGCCCTGGTGGGATCGAGCATGGGATTGACGCCGATCATCAAGTCCTTCATCGTGGTGGCCCTGGGGGGACTGGGCAGCGTCACCGGGGCCATAATAGGGGGGCTTATTTTGGGGCTGGGGGAGAATTTCGGGGCCGCCTATATCAGCTCCATGTATAAGGATCTTTTTTCCTTTGCCCTTTTCCTGGGGGTGCTGCTTTGGATGCCCCAGGGGTTATACCGGCGATAA
- a CDS encoding 3-hydroxy-3-methylglutaryl CoA synthase, translated as MTGIVSYGGYVPRYRLDRRKIFQAMGWMDPSTASNMRGEKAVANFDEDSITMAVAAGIDSLCGMDRSKVDGLYFASTTMPYKERLNAGICTAALGLKDQVRAADFGGGLKAGTTALLAALESVAAGGANTIMVCASDSRMGRPASGEEMIFGDAAAGFIVGNGEVIAEFKGSYSITYDFGDHYRGAFARFDRKWEDRWIRDLGYDHFLPEVIKGFLSKYGLKIQDFAKVIYDCHYGAERKKLNKMLGITAEMDQGNYQEQIGHCGAAQSLVMLAGALEGARPGDRLLVVSFGSGCDALCFEVTENILNKKSGRGISGSLANRAELDVYEKYLVWRDILPAEMGLRSEEDLWTRWTALWRKRKEVLGLWGSRCLKCGTPQLPAQKICVNPECGAVDQMEEYLFSDKKGQVVSFTGDMLAASYNPPAIYGAVEFEGGGKYYFDFVDCTLAEMATGLPVTFSFRRKYYDKKRDISGYFWKAVPVKEDK; from the coding sequence ATGACAGGAATCGTGTCTTATGGAGGCTATGTGCCTCGTTACCGGCTGGATCGTCGGAAGATATTTCAGGCTATGGGCTGGATGGACCCTTCGACCGCTTCGAATATGAGAGGCGAAAAGGCGGTAGCCAATTTTGATGAAGACAGCATCACCATGGCCGTTGCCGCGGGAATAGACAGCCTCTGCGGGATGGACAGGTCGAAGGTGGATGGACTCTATTTCGCCTCGACCACCATGCCCTATAAGGAGCGGCTCAATGCCGGCATTTGCACGGCGGCTTTAGGACTCAAAGATCAAGTACGGGCCGCGGATTTCGGCGGCGGGCTGAAAGCCGGGACAACGGCGCTGCTGGCCGCCCTGGAAAGTGTCGCGGCCGGCGGTGCCAATACCATTATGGTTTGTGCTTCCGATTCCCGAATGGGAAGGCCGGCCTCCGGGGAAGAGATGATCTTTGGCGACGCTGCCGCAGGATTTATCGTCGGGAATGGAGAGGTGATCGCCGAATTCAAGGGCTCCTATTCGATCACCTATGATTTCGGCGATCACTACCGCGGGGCCTTTGCGAGGTTCGATCGGAAGTGGGAAGACCGATGGATTCGGGATCTGGGTTATGATCATTTTTTACCTGAGGTAATCAAGGGGTTCCTTTCCAAATACGGCCTGAAGATCCAGGATTTTGCCAAGGTCATCTACGACTGCCATTATGGGGCGGAGCGTAAAAAACTCAATAAGATGCTGGGGATTACCGCCGAGATGGATCAGGGGAATTACCAGGAACAGATCGGCCACTGCGGAGCGGCCCAAAGTCTGGTTATGCTGGCCGGTGCCCTGGAAGGGGCCAGGCCGGGAGACCGGCTGTTAGTGGTGAGCTTCGGCAGCGGCTGTGATGCCCTTTGTTTTGAGGTCACTGAAAACATCCTGAACAAAAAAAGCGGCCGCGGTATTTCGGGTTCCCTGGCCAACCGGGCGGAATTGGATGTTTATGAAAAATACCTGGTCTGGCGGGATATCCTGCCGGCGGAGATGGGGCTTCGGAGTGAGGAGGATCTCTGGACCAGATGGACCGCTTTGTGGCGCAAGCGTAAAGAGGTCCTGGGACTCTGGGGCTCCCGGTGTTTAAAATGCGGGACTCCCCAATTACCGGCCCAGAAAATCTGTGTTAATCCCGAGTGTGGGGCCGTCGACCAGATGGAAGAATATCTCTTTTCCGATAAGAAAGGACAGGTAGTCAGTTTTACCGGAGACATGCTGGCCGCTTCCTACAATCCTCCGGCCATCTACGGGGCCGTGGAATTCGAAGGGGGGGGCAAGTATTATTTTGACTTTGTCGATTGCACCCTGGCGGAAATGGCCACCGGCCTGCCGGTGACCTTCAGTTTCAGAAGAAAATATTATGATAAGAAACGGGACATTTCCGGGTACTTCTGGAAGGCGGTCCCGGTAAAGGAGGACAAATAA
- a CDS encoding ABC transporter ATP-binding protein has protein sequence MDTVRPENGAPYLKGDKISVSFGRLVAVYDLEFQIQTGEIFGLIGPNGAGKTTVFNAVTGSVPLSSGKIRFDGRDISGLKPHQITEQGIVRVFQAATIFPGLPVRDHVMTGLHCRTATSVFGALWRSPFSRKEEDQSRQRVEALLNFTHLAEFQEQPAANLTWAQQKRLMLATALASNPRLILLDEPVAGMNADEIQEMIDLIATVRKDGITVFIIDHNMRVMMGICDRLLVMNYGQKLTEGVPAEVSRDPRVIEAYLGYKKDDTTEKH, from the coding sequence ATGGATACCGTGAGACCTGAAAATGGAGCCCCCTATCTGAAGGGGGATAAGATATCCGTATCATTTGGAAGGCTGGTGGCTGTTTATGATCTGGAGTTCCAGATACAGACCGGGGAGATCTTCGGCCTTATCGGCCCCAACGGGGCAGGGAAGACGACGGTCTTTAATGCCGTTACCGGCTCGGTTCCCTTAAGCAGCGGGAAGATCCGTTTTGACGGCCGGGATATCAGCGGCTTGAAGCCCCATCAGATCACCGAACAGGGGATTGTGCGGGTTTTTCAAGCGGCGACGATTTTTCCGGGGTTACCGGTCCGGGACCACGTAATGACCGGTCTCCACTGCCGGACCGCGACTTCGGTTTTTGGGGCCCTCTGGCGAAGCCCCTTCAGCCGGAAAGAGGAGGATCAGAGCCGGCAGCGGGTGGAGGCCCTGCTGAATTTTACCCATCTGGCCGAGTTTCAGGAGCAGCCGGCTGCCAATCTGACCTGGGCCCAGCAGAAGCGCTTAATGCTGGCTACGGCCCTGGCCAGCAACCCGAGACTGATTTTATTAGACGAGCCGGTAGCCGGCATGAACGCCGACGAGATCCAGGAAATGATCGATTTGATCGCAACGGTGAGAAAAGATGGGATTACCGTTTTTATCATCGACCATAATATGAGGGTCATGATGGGGATCTGTGACCGCCTTTTAGTCATGAATTACGGACAGAAACTGACCGAAGGGGTTCCGGCAGAAGTGTCCCGGGACCCCCGGGTCATCGAAGCCTATCTGGGGTATAAAAAAGATGATACAACTGAAAAACATTGA
- a CDS encoding acyl-CoA dehydrogenase family protein: MERGLFQEEHLIFREAFRKFLDKEIAPYYEQWEEDGIVPKAVWHKTGENGYLCPWVAEEYGGAGAGLEYSIIMAEEMSRRDYVGFAHSLHSNVIVPYIDTYGNEDQKRRWLPGCVSGEIITAIAMTEPNAGSDLAAIRTTAKRDGEDYILNGQKTFISNGLNSNLVIVAAKTDPAAGYKGISLIGVEEGASGFSRGRKLNKMGMHSQDTAELIFEECRVPVANLLGEEGKGFRYLMEKLQRERLFSVTGSQAMAEAMLALTIQYCKEREIFGKPVGSFQHNTFKLVEMATEIELGRTFVDALIKEHIAGIDITKKVCMAKSWVAEMANRVAYNCLQLFGGYGYMEEYPICRFARDVRVQTIYAGSTEVMKSVVGKMLGF, translated from the coding sequence ATGGAAAGAGGACTGTTTCAGGAAGAACATTTAATTTTTCGCGAGGCCTTCAGAAAATTCCTGGATAAGGAAATCGCCCCCTATTATGAACAATGGGAAGAAGACGGGATTGTTCCCAAAGCGGTTTGGCACAAGACCGGCGAAAACGGCTATCTCTGTCCCTGGGTGGCCGAAGAGTATGGAGGGGCCGGTGCCGGGTTGGAATATTCCATTATTATGGCCGAGGAAATGAGCCGAAGGGATTATGTCGGATTCGCCCACTCCCTGCACAGCAATGTTATTGTACCCTATATTGATACCTACGGCAATGAGGATCAAAAAAGAAGATGGCTGCCAGGCTGTGTCAGCGGTGAGATCATCACGGCCATTGCCATGACCGAGCCTAATGCCGGGTCCGATCTGGCGGCCATCCGAACAACGGCCAAAAGAGACGGAGAGGACTATATCCTCAACGGCCAAAAGACCTTCATTTCCAATGGCCTCAATTCAAACCTGGTTATTGTGGCCGCCAAGACCGATCCGGCGGCCGGTTACAAGGGGATCAGTCTTATTGGTGTCGAAGAGGGCGCCTCCGGTTTTTCCAGGGGGAGAAAACTGAATAAAATGGGTATGCACAGCCAGGATACGGCCGAGCTGATTTTCGAGGAGTGCCGCGTCCCGGTGGCGAACCTTTTAGGGGAAGAAGGCAAAGGGTTCCGCTATCTGATGGAAAAACTGCAGCGGGAGAGGCTTTTCTCGGTAACCGGATCTCAGGCCATGGCCGAGGCCATGCTGGCCCTGACCATTCAGTATTGTAAAGAGCGGGAGATTTTCGGCAAACCGGTCGGGTCGTTCCAGCACAACACCTTCAAGCTGGTCGAAATGGCCACGGAGATCGAACTGGGCCGAACCTTTGTTGATGCCTTGATCAAGGAACACATCGCCGGTATCGACATTACCAAAAAGGTTTGCATGGCCAAGTCCTGGGTGGCCGAGATGGCCAACCGGGTGGCCTACAACTGCCTCCAACTCTTTGGTGGATACGGTTATATGGAGGAATATCCCATCTGCCGCTTTGCCAGGGATGTGCGGGTCCAAACCATTTATGCCGGTTCTACGGAGGTGATGAAATCGGTGGTGGGGAAGATGCTGGGGTTTTAA
- a CDS encoding ABC transporter substrate-binding protein → MKRTAAIIFMLTMFFIFQGPVFAQEINIGYTGPLTGRAAAIGIDALHGALIAAKEINDAGGVEVAGKKYKVNIQSYDDEGVAAKAVAGMQRLKDKYEVPVIIQNISGSVMAMLERNEKMGVLLIGFFKIPEATKKGNKLVLRHQQTIDEDAIGLAREAVKILKAKSYAMISDTGDYGKSSVKAYQGAFEKLGVKMAANEWLDQRTQTDFRGQLTKIKAANPDVILLTAYDEASAGVIKQAHELGIKTPFVVSTGFAAAGEKLTGPDLIEGFLRRVEYTNMIPPPAAVARYRTQLYPAMGYKEPAAGFGVNCYASVHIILQAMQKAGTTTDALKIRQAVPLVLPLDDKHNTTGLKTFKEDGEGAITAKIGRYQKGKLVPVN, encoded by the coding sequence ATGAAAAGAACAGCAGCAATTATTTTTATGTTAACCATGTTTTTCATCTTCCAGGGGCCGGTATTTGCTCAGGAGATCAACATCGGTTATACCGGTCCGCTGACCGGGCGGGCAGCGGCCATTGGAATTGACGCCTTACATGGTGCACTGATCGCCGCTAAGGAAATCAACGACGCCGGCGGGGTGGAGGTGGCCGGGAAGAAGTATAAGGTGAATATCCAGAGCTATGATGATGAAGGGGTGGCCGCCAAGGCCGTAGCCGGGATGCAACGCCTGAAAGATAAATATGAGGTTCCTGTTATTATTCAAAATATCAGTGGATCCGTTATGGCCATGCTGGAAAGAAATGAAAAGATGGGTGTCCTGCTGATCGGTTTTTTCAAAATTCCTGAGGCGACCAAGAAGGGAAACAAACTGGTCCTTCGGCATCAACAGACCATTGATGAAGATGCCATAGGGCTGGCCCGGGAGGCCGTGAAAATTTTAAAGGCCAAAAGTTATGCCATGATCTCCGATACGGGTGATTATGGGAAATCCTCAGTCAAGGCCTACCAGGGGGCCTTTGAAAAGCTGGGGGTCAAAATGGCTGCCAACGAGTGGCTGGACCAGCGTACTCAGACCGATTTCCGGGGGCAACTGACCAAGATCAAGGCCGCCAACCCGGACGTGATCTTGCTTACGGCTTATGACGAGGCCTCGGCCGGGGTGATCAAACAGGCCCATGAATTGGGGATCAAGACGCCTTTTGTCGTTTCCACGGGCTTTGCGGCTGCGGGTGAGAAACTCACCGGTCCTGATTTGATCGAAGGATTTTTAAGACGGGTCGAGTATACTAATATGATTCCTCCACCTGCTGCGGTGGCCCGTTATCGGACCCAATTGTACCCGGCCATGGGCTATAAGGAACCGGCAGCCGGCTTTGGTGTGAATTGCTACGCCAGTGTCCACATCATCCTCCAGGCCATGCAAAAGGCAGGAACGACTACGGACGCCCTTAAGATCCGGCAGGCTGTTCCATTGGTGTTGCCCCTTGATGATAAACATAATACGACCGGTCTGAAAACCTTCAAGGAAGATGGTGAAGGGGCGATTACCGCCAAGATCGGGAGGTATCAGAAGGGGAAACTGGTGCCGGTTAATTAG